Below is a genomic region from Ketogulonicigenium vulgare WSH-001.
AACGGGGCAGCAGCGGACAGCAGGGGCAGGCCCTCATATTCGGTGCCGCGCAGCAGGTCGGCGACATACCACAGCTGCGCCTGCGAGACGATCTGCACCGAAGGGTCATCCGCCACCAGCGCGAAATAGCTATAAAGCGGCGCGCTGGTTTGGCCGACGGCGCGGCGGACATAGGCAAGGGTCGCCTCATGCTCGACCCGCGCGGCGGATTGCACGGCGGCCACGTCGCCCACGGCGGCGGTCACGCGATNTTCGGCGTCGCGGGCGGTGATCGGGCGAGCCTCGACCTCGGCGCGGGCGATGGCCCAAGCCGTGCCGTCATGTTCCAGCATCAGATCGACCAGACCCATATGGCTGCCCCAGAAACCGGCCATGACGGCAGGTTTGCCGCCAATGGTGCCAGCACTGGCATCGACGCCCTCGGTGCCCTCATAATCGGGGCCGGGAAAGACGCGGTGGGAATGGCCCAGCAGCAGCACGTCGATGCCCTCAATCGCCGCCAGCGGGATGGCGGCGTTTTCCTGAGCGGGGTCGGCACCCACCTCGCCAATGCCGGAATGGCACAGGGCGATGATGATCTCGGCCCCCTCGGCCTTCATCTGGGGCACATAGGCCTCGGCCGCCTCGACAATGCCGCGCGCGGTGACATTGCCATCCAGATGCGCCTTGTCCCAGGCGGTGATCTGCGGCGGGACAAAGCCGATCACGCCGATGCGCAGGGGCAGGGTGCTGCCATCGCCCAAGGTCATCTCGCGGTCCAGAATCACATAGGGCGCGACCAGCGTCACATCCTCCAGCGGACTCTCGCCCGCGCTGGTGATCGCATTGGCGCAGACCACCGGAAAGCCCGATCCGGCCAGCGCATTGGCCAAGAACGGCAGGCCATAGTTGAATTCGTGGTTCCCCAGCGTCCCCGCCGCGTAATCCAGCGTGTTCATCGCATTGATGATCGGGTGGGTCTGACCCGGCTCCATGCCGCGCTCATAGGCGATGTAATCGCCCAGCGGGTTGCCTTGCAGCATATCGCCATTGTCGAACAGGATGCTGTTCGCGGCCTCGGCGCGGATACCCTCGATCAGGCTTGCGGTGCGCGAGAGGCCTGCCGTGTCGATGGCGCGGTCGGCGTAATAATCATAGGGATAGACATGGACGTGCAGATCCGTCGTTTCCATGATGCGCAGATGCGCCTGATTGCTGGCGGCGCGCACCGAGAACGGATGCATCACGGCCAGCGTCGCACCGGTGGTGGCCAGAAAATGCCTGCGCGAGAGGCGAAATGTCATGGGAAGGCTCCTTGAAAACTGCCGCCAGCCTGACAGGCGGGGGTTACAAGGCAATGACAGCGTGACAGATGTCCCCGTCGTGGCAGCAATCCGCGCAGCACAGGGCACCGTCATGTCGCAGCTGCATAAAATATCCGCGCAACAAAAAACCGCGCCCGAGGGGCGCGGTTTTCTGGTCGCAATCACAGGATTGCTTATTCTTCGTCTTCGTCGACAGCGCCGCCGATATCGTCGAACAGCTCGGCGATCTCGAATTCTGCAGCAGCTTCAGCTTCTGCAGCCAGTTCGCGGATCGACTTGCCAGCGGCTTGCAGTTCAGCTTCTTCAGGCGAACGGGCCACGTTCACCGAAACGGTGACTTCGACTTCGGGGTGCAGACGCACGGTCACATCGTGAACGCCCAGATCTTTGATCGGAGCAATCAGTGCAACTTGGTGACGGTCAACGGTGAAGCCTGCAGCAGTTGCCGCTTCAGCGATGTCGCGACCAGCGACCGAACCGTAAAGCACGCCGCCGTCCGAAGCCGAACGGATGACGATAAAGCTTTGACCGGCCAGCGTTTCGCCAACGGCTTCGGCTTCTTTACGGGTCTCGAGGTTACGAGCCTCGAGCTGCGCCTTTTGCGATTCGAATTTCGCAATATTTGCAGTGGTTGCGCGCAGCGCCTTGCCTTGGGGCAGCAGGTAGTTACGGCCGTAGCCGTCCTTGACCTTGACCACTTGACCCATCTGGCCAAGCTTGGCGACGCGTTCCAGCAGGATGACTTCCATGTGGAATACTCCTTATTTCACAGCGTAGGGCAGCAGGGCCAGGAAGCGCGCGCGCTTGATAGCCTGTGCCAGCTTACGCTGGTTCTTTGCCGAAACGGCGGTGATGCGGGCGGGAACGATTTTGCCGCGCTCGGAAATGTAGCGCTGCAGAAGACGGGTGTCTTTGTAATCGATCACGGGTGCGCCTTCGCCCTCAAAGGGGTCGGACTTACGGCGACGGAAGAAAGGCTTGGTTGCCATGTGCGTTATTCCTTATGACCTGAGATCAACGACGCTCGCGGCGTTCGCCGCGCTCGGGACGGTCGCCACGCTCGCCGCGGTCACGCTCGTCACGCTTTTGCATCTGAACCGACGGGCCGTCTTCATGTGCATCGACCTTGATGGTCAGAACGCGCATGACGTCGTCGTGCAGACGGGCCAGACGTTCCATCTCCAGCACAGCAGCCGCAGGGGCGTCGGTGCGCAGATAGGCGTAATGGCCTTTGCGGTTTTTGTTGATCTTGTAGGCCATCGTTTTAACGCCCCAGTATTCCGACAGAACAACGGCACCGCCGTTGTCAGCCAGAACGGCCGAGAAGTGTTCGATGAGGCCTTCGGCCTGCGCGTTGGACAGATCCTGACGCGCGATCAAGACATGCTCATACAGGGGCATGTTTTCTCCATGTGTCATGCGCATTTCAACGGGATGGCTTACTTTCCGCACCACCCCTCGAGAGACTGCGCCGTTCATATCTATGGCGGAAAGATGGGGCCTTATACAGGCCCCGCGCGTTTGCGCAAGGCTTTACGCCCTTATTTGGTTGCCAGTTTCATCAGGATCAGCCCCGAGAGCAGCAGCAGCGCCGCAATGACGCGCATGGGGGTCAGGGCCTCGCCCAGAAACAGCACGCCGATGGTAAAGGCACCAATCGCGCCGATCCCGGTCCAGATCATATAGGCGGTGCCAAGGGGCAGCACTTTCATCGCCATCGACAGCAGCGCAAAGCTGAACACCATCGTGACGATGGTGATGCTGGTATAAAGCGGTTTGGTGAACCCGTCGGACAGTTTCATCGTATAGGCCCAGACGATTTCAAACGCGCCAGCCAAAACCAGATAAACCCAAGCCATTTTCAAGCCTCATCACAATCGGGTCGTCCCGAGACATGCATGAAAATGTGGGTCGTCCCACGCCCTATAATATGATGACGTATCGCGCGCTTTTCAAGCCAGCAGTTGAGAAACCCGCCCAATTTGACTAGTGAGGTTGAAAACGTAATGAGGAGAGAGCCCTTGCGCGCATTCGTATTCCCCGGACAGGGGTCGCAGGCCATAGGAATGGGCCGTGCCCTT
It encodes:
- the rplI gene encoding 50S ribosomal protein L9 translates to MEVILLERVAKLGQMGQVVKVKDGYGRNYLLPQGKALRATTANIAKFESQKAQLEARNLETRKEAEAVGETLAGQSFIVIRSASDGGVLYGSVAGRDIAEAATAAGFTVDRHQVALIAPIKDLGVHDVTVRLHPEVEVTVSVNVARSPEEAELQAAGKSIRELAAEAEAAAEFEIAELFDDIGGAVDEDEE
- a CDS encoding DMT family transporter, yielding MAWVYLVLAGAFEIVWAYTMKLSDGFTKPLYTSITIVTMVFSFALLSMAMKVLPLGTAYMIWTGIGAIGAFTIGVLFLGEALTPMRVIAALLLLSGLILMKLATK
- a CDS encoding bifunctional 2',3'-cyclic-nucleotide 2'-phosphodiesterase/3'-nucleotidase, giving the protein MTFRLSRRHFLATTGATLAVMHPFSVRAASNQAHLRIMETTDLHVHVYPYDYYADRAIDTAGLSRTASLIEGIRAEAANSILFDNGDMLQGNPLGDYIAYERGMEPGQTHPIINAMNTLDYAAGTLGNHEFNYGLPFLANALAGSGFPVVCANAITSAGESPLEDVTLVAPYVILDREMTLGDGSTLPLRIGVIGFVPPQITAWDKAHLDGNVTARGIVEAAEAYVPQMKAEGAEIIIALCHSGIGEVGADPAQENAAIPLAAIEGIDVLLLGHSHRVFPGPDYEGTEGVDASAGTIGGKPAVMAGFWGSHMGLVDLMLEHDGTAWAIARAEVEARPITARDAEXRVTAAVGDVAAVQSAARVEHEATLAYVRRAVGQTSAPLYSYFALVADDPSVQIVSQAQLWYVADLLRGTEYEGLPLLSAAAPFKAGGRGGPDYYTDVPAGDIAIRNVADLYLYPNTVQAVLITGAQLKGWLERSAGMFNQITPGASDALLLNPDFPSYNFDVIDGVTYQIDLSQPAMFDRDGAVVSADTNRIVNLQWNGAPVDPAQQFVVASNNYRASGGGSFPGADGSTIILVAPDTNRDALVRYIVDQGTINPSADGNWRFAPMEGTTVIFETGPRAIEYADQVQGLTITHIGPAEGGFSQFRINL
- the rpsR gene encoding 30S ribosomal protein S18 encodes the protein MATKPFFRRRKSDPFEGEGAPVIDYKDTRLLQRYISERGKIVPARITAVSAKNQRKLAQAIKRARFLALLPYAVK
- the rpsF gene encoding 30S ribosomal protein S6 translates to MPLYEHVLIARQDLSNAQAEGLIEHFSAVLADNGGAVVLSEYWGVKTMAYKINKNRKGHYAYLRTDAPAAAVLEMERLARLHDDVMRVLTIKVDAHEDGPSVQMQKRDERDRGERGDRPERGERRERR